TTATTGAGGAAGCGAATGAAAAACACAACACTGATATAACCAGCGTCAATCATATAACAATCGAACAGTTTCTTAATGAGAATCACCCCGATTGGTGTTCCCGGATCTCAAAAACAAAGTCATCACTGTTTGGAATCTCTACAGCAGAATTAAACGGTGCAAGCTATTATAAATCCCAGACCGAGCGGCAAAGCAGTGAGGGAAAGAGTGACGGTTTTTTTAACTTTATAACAAAACACATCAAAAAATAAGGAAAAAGCGGGCCTTGCGGTCCGCTAATTTTTTAACACTCATGGTTATGGTCTGATAAACATCTGTACCCAGTATGTGTTTCCATTACTGTCTGTTACATAACCAACTCCGATTTCAGTATAACTGGAATTCAGGATGTTGGCACGATGACCTTCGGAATTCATCCAGCCGTTCATAACTGCGGAAGGTGTCTTCTGACCTTTGGCAATATTTTCGCCAGCAGCTGTGTATGTGATTCCAAACTGTTTCATCATATCAAATGGTGATCCGTATGTAGGTGATGTATGGGAGAAGTAATTCTTGTCTCTGAGATCCTCTGCCTTTGTCTCTGCTACTGAAGCAAGTTTTGTGTTGACTTTCAGAGCGGATAGACCAGCTGCAGCTCTCTCTTTGTTTACCAAATCAACAACCTGCTGTTCATAGTCTCCTATTGCTGCATTATCGGTGTTGGTATTGGTATTTGTGTTAGTGTTTGAATCCGTATCCGCCGGCTTGGTAGGGGTAGTTGTATCTGGAGTCGTCGGCTTAGTTGGGGTAGTTGTATCTGGGGTTGTTGGCTTTGTTGGGGTGGCAGGGGTGCTTGGCTTTGAAGGTGTTATTACAGAAACGTTCTTACCGTACTGCTTTATCAACTCCTGCAGCTGGGCGCTGTCTAATTTTCCGCAAGACAGCTGGCTATAGTTTGATTTTACTTTGCTGATCGTGTCTTGAGACAATTGATTGTATATTTTACTGAGATTCGTATTTGAAGTGATGTTTTGACTTAAACTGCAATTTTGTTCCGCTGCAAATGCCTGGCCTGGTACTGCCACAGCAATCAGCATTCCGAGAGTTAACGTAACTTTGACAAATTGGTTTTTCATATTTGTCCTCCTTTTCGTTTTCACTTTTGCCGGCCTATCTGCAATAGCGTCTATCCGGCATATCTTTTAAACTAGATTGGATTCAATAATGCTTCCCCATGTCCTAAAGTATAGGATTATGTTTCCGAGAAAAAAACCCCTCAATTTTTTCCAGCATATAAAAATGAGGGGGTTACCCCTCATTCCTTTCCAGTAATCAAATCCATCAAATGCTTTGTAATTCGTGCAGTTAGCCCCCAAATCACCCGTTCGCCGAAATGGTAAATTGGTACCGTAGATTTCCCTTTTCTCCAATTATAACCATTGGTTAAATTGATCTTTTCATAAGGAAAATCTGCTCCAATGTTGGGGATCACGTCGTAATAATAGATTTCCGGCTCATTTTCTGCAAGAAAAGAAACAGGAACTAGAAACACTTCTTTGACTTCATCTTCATTAACGGACATTTCGGCAATGACAGAATAATCGATAAGCCCAAGAAAACTATACAGCGTAAAGTTGCTGTATGTATGAAGGTAATCCAATTCAGCAATTACATGAATATGCTCTGCGGCGATATTCAATTCCTCCGCGGTTTCTCTGAT
This genomic window from Clostridiales bacterium contains:
- a CDS encoding serine protease is translated as MLIAVAVPGQAFAAEQNCSLSQNITSNTNLSKIYNQLSQDTISKVKSNYSQLSCGKLDSAQLQELIKQYGKNVSVITPSKPSTPATPTKPTTPDTTTPTKPTTPDTTTPTKPADTDSNTNTNTNTNTDNAAIGDYEQQVVDLVNKERAAAGLSALKVNTKLASVAETKAEDLRDKNYFSHTSPTYGSPFDMMKQFGITYTAAGENIAKGQKTPSAVMNGWMNSEGHRANILNSSYTEIGVGYVTDSNGNTYWVQMFIRP
- a CDS encoding CoA pyrophosphatase gives rise to the protein MKKYTIGDFETIFSNRIPKSLGVYQYYSVLVPLVEKDGELHILYEVRAESLKKQPGEVCFPGGRIEADETAEECAIRETAEELNIAAEHIHVIAELDYLHTYSNFTLYSFLGLIDYSVIAEMSVNEDEVKEVFLVPVSFLAENEPEIYYYDVIPNIGADFPYEKINLTNGYNWRKGKSTVPIYHFGERVIWGLTARITKHLMDLITGKE